A genomic segment from Aegilops tauschii subsp. strangulata cultivar AL8/78 chromosome 1, Aet v6.0, whole genome shotgun sequence encodes:
- the LOC109740048 gene encoding uncharacterized protein: MLSENNSVIGLRYDSQNLSLGASVVPFLLPGEEPSMVPYGAWLVGRIGGLSAGAQYKPLSDWLSTPTDGSMNCLPFEDLKNWDYAISYDVGSASPLSPSLNFSLELVRSTQLVASFYQHQVVLREVKGGPRFEDADEIVNYIDFGVELATRVGKDKPTDDADNSSFQIAANWQANKNFLVKGKLGPSKSSVALAFKSWWKPMFTFSFTAVNDHSKGTRGYGFGIHVDDQRDPDSSHLL, from the exons ATGCTTTCAGAAAATAATAGCGTTATCGGTTTAAGATATGATTCCCAGAATCTATCATTGGGGGCATCTGTTGTGCCATTTCTCT TACCCGGCGAGGAACCCTCTATGGTTCCCTATGGTGCATGGTTAGTTGGAAGAATAGGGGGATTAAGTGCAGGGGCACAATACAAGCCACTTAGTGACTGGCTTA GCACTCCAACAGATGGAAGCATGAATTGTTTGCCTTTTGAGGACTTGAAGAACTGGGATTATGCAATCAGTTATGATGTGGGATCAGCTAGCCCACTAAGCCCCTCACTAAATTTTTCTCTAGAGCTTGTCAGAAGTACACAG CTGGTCGCATCATTCTATCAGCACCAGGTTGTCCTAAGGGAG GTAAAAGGAGGTCCTCGTTTTGAAGATGCAGACGAAATTGTAAACTACATTGATTTTGGTGTTGAACTAGCCACAAG GGTGGGTAAGGACAAACCAACAGACGATGCCGACAATTCCTCGTTTCAGATAGCTGCAAACTGGCAGGCCAATAAGAACTTCCTAGTAAAG GGGAAGTTAGGGCCCTCCAAATCTTCTGTAGCTTTGGCATTCAAGTCTTGGTGGAAACCCATGTTTACATTTAGCTTCACAG CTGTGAATGATCATTCCAAGGGTACAAGAGGGTACGGATTTGGAATCCATGTCGACGATCAGAGAGACCCAGATTCCAGCCATCTCCTCTAG